The Streptomyces phaeolivaceus genome has a window encoding:
- the glgX gene encoding glycogen debranching protein GlgX produces MQVWPGQAYPLGATYDGAGTNFAVFSEAAHRVELCLLDDDGSETAVELRETDAFVRHAYLPGVMPGQRYGFRVHGPYAPERGLRCNSAKLLLDPYARAISGSVKWGEEVYGYRFGAPEERNDLDSAPHMMTSVVVNPYFDWGDDRRPRTEYHHTVIYEAHVKGLTMRHPGLPEELRGTYAALAHPAIIEHLTALGVTALELMPVHQFVNDHRLADMDLSNYWGYNTIGFFAPHNAYASWGDRGQQVLEFKSAVRALHEAGIEVILDVVYNHTAEGNHLGPTLSFKGLDNSSYYRLTDDPRYYMDTTGTGNSLLMRSPHVLQLIMDSLRYWVTEMHVDGFRFDLAATLARQFHEVDRLSSFFDLVQQDPVVSQVKLIAEPWDVGEGGYQVGNFPPLWTEWNGKYRDTVRDLWRGEPRTLAEFASRLTGSSDLYQDDGRRPLASINFVTCHDGFTMRDLVSYNEKHNDANGEDNRDGESHNRSWNCGAEGDTDDPGVAALRVRQMRNLIATLMLSQGVPMLSHGDEFARSQGGNNNAYCQDNEVSWVPWPSEESSGEGGGEVFGDLLEFTRAMVWLRKDHPVFRRRRFFHGRPVEGTHDELSDIAWFTPEGAEMVRRDWDSAQAGALSVFLNGNAISEPGARGERISDDSFLLMVNAGALPLEFVVPVNHGPEWQMVVDTGRDDAVPVDGVKVAAGETVELVDRSLVVFRRPA; encoded by the coding sequence GCCGGGACAGCGGTACGGCTTCCGTGTGCACGGCCCGTACGCGCCCGAGCGCGGACTGCGCTGCAACTCCGCGAAGCTGCTCCTCGATCCGTACGCGCGTGCCATCAGCGGCTCCGTGAAGTGGGGGGAGGAGGTGTACGGCTACCGCTTCGGGGCGCCCGAGGAGCGCAACGACCTCGACTCGGCACCGCACATGATGACCTCGGTCGTGGTCAACCCGTACTTCGACTGGGGCGACGACCGGCGGCCCCGCACCGAGTACCACCACACGGTGATCTACGAGGCCCATGTCAAGGGGCTGACGATGCGGCACCCCGGGCTGCCCGAGGAGCTGCGCGGTACGTACGCGGCGCTCGCGCATCCCGCGATCATCGAGCATCTGACCGCGCTGGGCGTCACGGCGCTGGAGCTGATGCCCGTACACCAGTTCGTGAACGACCATCGTCTGGCCGACATGGACCTCAGCAACTACTGGGGCTACAACACGATCGGTTTCTTCGCCCCGCACAACGCGTACGCCTCCTGGGGCGACCGGGGACAGCAGGTGCTGGAGTTCAAGTCGGCGGTCCGGGCGCTGCACGAGGCGGGGATCGAGGTCATCCTCGACGTGGTCTACAACCACACCGCCGAGGGCAACCACCTGGGTCCGACCCTGTCGTTCAAGGGCCTCGACAACTCCTCGTACTACCGGCTCACGGACGATCCGCGCTACTACATGGACACGACGGGCACCGGGAACTCGCTGCTCATGCGGTCGCCGCACGTGCTGCAGCTGATCATGGACTCGCTGCGGTACTGGGTGACCGAGATGCATGTCGACGGGTTCCGCTTCGATCTCGCGGCCACCCTGGCCCGGCAGTTCCACGAGGTGGACCGGCTGTCGTCGTTCTTCGACCTCGTGCAGCAGGACCCGGTGGTCTCCCAGGTGAAGCTGATCGCCGAGCCCTGGGACGTCGGCGAGGGCGGCTACCAGGTGGGGAACTTCCCGCCGCTGTGGACCGAGTGGAACGGCAAGTACCGGGACACGGTCCGGGACCTGTGGCGGGGCGAGCCGCGTACGCTCGCGGAGTTCGCGTCCCGGCTGACCGGCTCGTCCGACCTGTACCAGGACGACGGGCGGCGCCCGCTGGCCTCCATCAACTTCGTGACCTGCCACGACGGGTTCACGATGCGGGATCTCGTCTCGTACAACGAGAAGCACAACGACGCCAACGGCGAGGACAACCGGGACGGGGAGAGCCACAACCGGTCCTGGAACTGCGGGGCCGAGGGCGACACCGACGACCCCGGGGTGGCGGCGCTGCGGGTGCGGCAGATGCGGAACCTCATCGCGACGCTGATGCTGTCGCAGGGGGTGCCGATGCTCAGCCACGGCGACGAGTTCGCGCGGTCCCAGGGCGGCAACAACAACGCGTACTGCCAGGACAACGAGGTGTCCTGGGTGCCGTGGCCCTCCGAGGAGTCCTCCGGGGAGGGCGGCGGCGAGGTCTTCGGGGATCTGCTGGAGTTCACTCGGGCGATGGTGTGGCTGCGGAAGGATCATCCGGTCTTCCGGCGGCGGCGGTTCTTCCACGGACGGCCGGTGGAGGGGACGCACGACGAGCTGTCGGACATCGCCTGGTTCACGCCGGAGGGGGCGGAGATGGTGCGGCGGGACTGGGATTCCGCTCAGGCGGGGGCGTTGAGTGTGTTCTTGAACGGGAACGCGATCTCCGAGCCGGGGGCGCGGGGCGAGCGGATCAGCGATGACTCGTTCTTGTTGATGGTGAACGCGGGGGCGCTGCCGCTGGAGTTCGTGGTGCCGGTGAACCATGGGCCCGAGTGGCAGATGGTGGTGGACACGGGGCGGGACGACGCGGTGCCGGTGGATGGGGTGAAGGTGGCGGCCGGGGAGACGGTGGAGTTGGTGGACCGGAGTCTGGTGGTGTTCCGGAGGCCTGCGTAG